GGTTAGGCCGTGAGGGCCTGGAGCTCGGGTTCGGTCACCTCCTCGGCATCGGCGGTGGGGTCGACGGCCTGGGATCGGGCGAGGACGTCGAGTCCGAGGTAGCGCCGGCCTTCGGCCCACTCGTCGTGCTGCTCGGCCAGGACGGCGCCGACGAGCCGGACGATGCTCGGACGGTCGGGGAAGATGCCGACCACGTCGGTGCGGCGGCGGATCTCGCGGTTGAGCCGCTCGTTGGGGTTGTTCGACCAGATCTGGCGCCAGATCTCCTTGGGGAACGCCGTGAAGGCGAGGATGTCGGCGCGGGCTTCCTCGAGGTGCTCGGCGACGGCCGGGAGCTTTCCTTCGAGGGCGTCGATGACGCGGTCGAACTGGGCGTGCACCGCATCGGTGTCGGGTTGGTCGTAGATCGAGTGCAGCAGTGCCTTGACCCACCCCCACGAGGACTTCGGCGTCACCGACATCAGGTTCGCGGCGTAGTGGGTGCGGCACCGCTGCCAGGAGGCGCCGGGCAGACTCGCGCCGATCGCGGCCACCAGGCCGGCATGCGCGTCGGAGGTGACCAGCTTGACCCCCGACAGGCCGCGGGCGGTCAGGTCGCGGAAGAACGCTAGCCAGCCGGCACCGTCCTCACTCGAGGTGACCTGCACGCCGAGGATCTCGCGATGCCCGTCGGCGTTGACGCCGGTGGCGACCAGCACGTGCACCGGCACCACGCGGCCGCCTTCGCGGACCTTGAGCACGAGCGCGTCGGCGGCCATGAAGGTGAACGGCCCGGCGTCGGTGAGCCGCCGGGTGCGGAACTGCTCGACGTGCTCGTCGAGCTCACGTGCCATCACCGACACCTGCGACTTCGACAGGCCCGTGATCCCGAGGGTCTGCACGAGCTTGTCCATCCGCCGCGTGGACACGCCGAGCAGGTAGCAGGTCGCCACCACCGAGGTGAGGGCGCGTTCGGCGCGCTTGCGGCGCTCCAGCAGCCAGTCCGGATACAGCGACCCGCTGCGCAGCTTGGGCACGGCGACGTCGAGCGTGCCGACACGCGTGTCGAGGTCGCGGTGACGGTAGCCGTTGCGGGCGTTGACCCGCTCGGTGCTGCGTTCGCCGTAGCCGGCGCCGCACACCGCGTCGGCCTGCGCCGACAGCAG
This window of the Cumulibacter manganitolerans genome carries:
- a CDS encoding IS256 family transposase; translation: MTAVPSIDPARFLNEQLSQASPDLMRDLLSTFVNALLSAQADAVCGAGYGERSTERVNARNGYRHRDLDTRVGTLDVAVPKLRSGSLYPDWLLERRKRAERALTSVVATCYLLGVSTRRMDKLVQTLGITGLSKSQVSVMARELDEHVEQFRTRRLTDAGPFTFMAADALVLKVREGGRVVPVHVLVATGVNADGHREILGVQVTSSEDGAGWLAFFRDLTARGLSGVKLVTSDAHAGLVAAIGASLPGASWQRCRTHYAANLMSVTPKSSWGWVKALLHSIYDQPDTDAVHAQFDRVIDALEGKLPAVAEHLEEARADILAFTAFPKEIWRQIWSNNPNERLNREIRRRTDVVGIFPDRPSIVRLVGAVLAEQHDEWAEGRRYLGLDVLARSQAVDPTADAEEVTEPELQALTA